A genomic region of Diachasmimorpha longicaudata isolate KC_UGA_2023 chromosome 17, iyDiaLong2, whole genome shotgun sequence contains the following coding sequences:
- the LOC135170403 gene encoding myotubularin-related protein 6 isoform X2: MDKIKTGKVENVRMVDKYSNNHVVGTLYLTATHFIFTDPAGKKQIWVLNTHISSIEKQPLTTAGSPLHIRCKHFLTIIFIITKERDCHDIYITLTRLSSPSKIEDLYCFNAHRARNSRGKSDGWSLFDMQSEYQRQGLPNSEWALSYLNSNYELCDTYPRYIYVPSTCTNNILLGSAKFRSKGRLPVLTYLHSNKAAICRCSQPLSGFNARCPEDEQMLYHIACTNSTSKFMYVVDTRPRINAMANRAAGKGYENENFYDNIKFRFFGIENIHVMRTSLTKLMELQRSTSMSAFLSGLESSGWLKHIRSILETGWFIAKAISNGVTVVVHCSDGWDRTAQVCSIAALLLDPFYRTIQGFQALVEKDWLAFGHKFTDRCGHVTGDPKELAPIFTQFIDATYQLYRQYPYMFQFNEYFLLTLHDSVHSCEHGTFVGNSERERVLLKLSERTKSLWGDIATQIHEFINPLYACNKYKDECNKVLEPNLSPQCIELWREMYFRFENGIHARETGDDFLLSIHNHTSSLEDHVKYLIKKINGLGIGNSGKHNSEQKCNYDNDKFCLEEDRRVVKKELSQGELEKTKELLEEIQDEMKTVAVEWKSSSKVEQCTCPITFDTFTKKNHCWSCGNVFCTRCMSDKDTFTFLPGHASQRAVPVCKTCSQSSPHGPS, from the exons GTCTTGAATACGCATATATCATCAATTGAGAAGCAGCCCCTCACCACAGCAGGATCTCCACTCCACATTCGCTGCAAGCACTTCCTAACGATAATCTTCATAATAACAAAAGAACGTGACTGCCATGACATATACATAACCCTCACACGTCTCTCCTCTCCCTCAAAAATCGAGGATCTCTACTGTTTTAATGCCCACCGAGCTCGCAACTCCCGAGGCAAATCTGATGGTTGGAGTCTCTTTGACATGCAATCTGAATATCAACGTCAAGGTCTCCCTAACAGCGAGTGGGCACTCTCTTATCTAAACTCCAACTACGAACTTTGTGATACTTATCCCCGTTATATCTACGTACCCTCAACCTGTACAAATAATATTCTATTGGGTTCAGCAAAGTTCAGAAGCAAAGGGCGACTTCCAGTGTTGACTTATCTTCATTCCAACAAAGCGGCGATATGTCGATGCAGTCAGCCCCTCTCGGGCTTCAACGCTCGTTGTCCAGAGGACGAGCAAATGCTCTACCACATCGCCTGCACAAATTCCACTTCAAAATTCATGTACGTGGTGGACACCAGACCCAGGATCAATGCAATGGCCAATAGAGCGGCAGGAAAGGGTTacgagaatgaaaatttctacGACAACATAAAGTTTAGGTTTTTTGGCATCGAGAACATTCATGTTATGAGAACGAGTTTGACGAAACTTATGGAACTGCAGAGATCAACATCAATGTCTGCGTTTTTAAGTGGATTGGAAAGCAGTGGATGGCTGAAACACATAAGATCAATTTTGGAAACTGGCTGGTTTATTGCTAAAGCAATTTCCAATGGAGTCACTGTGGTGGTTCATTGCAGTGACGGCTGGGACAGAACAGCTCAAGTCTGCTCCATTGCTGCCCTGCTCCTGGATCCGTTCTACAGAACTATTCAGGGTTTTCAGGCCCTCGTCGAGAAAGACTGGCTAGCATTTGGGCATAAATTTACTGACAGATGTGGACATGTCACGGGTGATCCTAAAGAATTAGCTCCCATTTTTACGCAATTCATCGATGCAACTTATCAACTTTATCGACAATATCCTTACATGTTTcagtttaatgaatattttctgcTGACTCTGCATGACAGTGTGCACAGTTGTGAGCATGGAACGTTTGTGGGgaatagtgagagggagagagttcTACTTAAATTATCGGAGAGAACCAAATCCCTCTGGGGTGACATTGCCACGCAAATACACGAATTTATTAATCCTCTTTATGCTTGTAATAAGTACAAGGATGAGTGTAATAAGGTACTGGAACCGAATTTATCACCACAGTGTATTGAACTCTGGAGGGAAATGTATTTCAGATTTGAGAATGGAATTCATGCCAGGGAGACTGGTGATGATTTTTTGCTGTCTATTCATAATCACACGTCGAGTTTGGAGGATCATGTGAAGTATCTTATCAAGAAGATCAATGGACTTGGTATTGGTAACAGTGGAAAACATAATTCTGAACAAAAGTGCAATTATGATAATGATAAGTTTTGTTTGGAGGAAGACAGACGAGTTGTAAAGAAGGAGTTGAGTCAAGGAGAACTGGAGAAAACCAAAGAATTGTTGGAGGAGATTCAGGATGAGATGAAGACTGTTGCTGTCGAGTGGAAGTCTAGCAGCAAAGTGGAGCAGTGCACGTGTCCTATTACTTTTGACACTTTTACGAAAAAG AATCACTGCTGGTCATGCGGAAATGTATTCTGCACTCGTTGCATGTCAGACAAAGATACATTCACATTTCTACCAGGACACGCATCTCAACGTGCCGTACCAGTCTGCAAAACGTGCTCCCAGTCTTCACCCCACGGTCCTTCTTGA
- the LOC135170403 gene encoding myotubularin-related protein 6 isoform X1 gives MDKIKTGKFQVENVRMVDKYSNNHVVGTLYLTATHFIFTDPAGKKQIWVLNTHISSIEKQPLTTAGSPLHIRCKHFLTIIFIITKERDCHDIYITLTRLSSPSKIEDLYCFNAHRARNSRGKSDGWSLFDMQSEYQRQGLPNSEWALSYLNSNYELCDTYPRYIYVPSTCTNNILLGSAKFRSKGRLPVLTYLHSNKAAICRCSQPLSGFNARCPEDEQMLYHIACTNSTSKFMYVVDTRPRINAMANRAAGKGYENENFYDNIKFRFFGIENIHVMRTSLTKLMELQRSTSMSAFLSGLESSGWLKHIRSILETGWFIAKAISNGVTVVVHCSDGWDRTAQVCSIAALLLDPFYRTIQGFQALVEKDWLAFGHKFTDRCGHVTGDPKELAPIFTQFIDATYQLYRQYPYMFQFNEYFLLTLHDSVHSCEHGTFVGNSERERVLLKLSERTKSLWGDIATQIHEFINPLYACNKYKDECNKVLEPNLSPQCIELWREMYFRFENGIHARETGDDFLLSIHNHTSSLEDHVKYLIKKINGLGIGNSGKHNSEQKCNYDNDKFCLEEDRRVVKKELSQGELEKTKELLEEIQDEMKTVAVEWKSSSKVEQCTCPITFDTFTKKNHCWSCGNVFCTRCMSDKDTFTFLPGHASQRAVPVCKTCSQSSPHGPS, from the exons GTCTTGAATACGCATATATCATCAATTGAGAAGCAGCCCCTCACCACAGCAGGATCTCCACTCCACATTCGCTGCAAGCACTTCCTAACGATAATCTTCATAATAACAAAAGAACGTGACTGCCATGACATATACATAACCCTCACACGTCTCTCCTCTCCCTCAAAAATCGAGGATCTCTACTGTTTTAATGCCCACCGAGCTCGCAACTCCCGAGGCAAATCTGATGGTTGGAGTCTCTTTGACATGCAATCTGAATATCAACGTCAAGGTCTCCCTAACAGCGAGTGGGCACTCTCTTATCTAAACTCCAACTACGAACTTTGTGATACTTATCCCCGTTATATCTACGTACCCTCAACCTGTACAAATAATATTCTATTGGGTTCAGCAAAGTTCAGAAGCAAAGGGCGACTTCCAGTGTTGACTTATCTTCATTCCAACAAAGCGGCGATATGTCGATGCAGTCAGCCCCTCTCGGGCTTCAACGCTCGTTGTCCAGAGGACGAGCAAATGCTCTACCACATCGCCTGCACAAATTCCACTTCAAAATTCATGTACGTGGTGGACACCAGACCCAGGATCAATGCAATGGCCAATAGAGCGGCAGGAAAGGGTTacgagaatgaaaatttctacGACAACATAAAGTTTAGGTTTTTTGGCATCGAGAACATTCATGTTATGAGAACGAGTTTGACGAAACTTATGGAACTGCAGAGATCAACATCAATGTCTGCGTTTTTAAGTGGATTGGAAAGCAGTGGATGGCTGAAACACATAAGATCAATTTTGGAAACTGGCTGGTTTATTGCTAAAGCAATTTCCAATGGAGTCACTGTGGTGGTTCATTGCAGTGACGGCTGGGACAGAACAGCTCAAGTCTGCTCCATTGCTGCCCTGCTCCTGGATCCGTTCTACAGAACTATTCAGGGTTTTCAGGCCCTCGTCGAGAAAGACTGGCTAGCATTTGGGCATAAATTTACTGACAGATGTGGACATGTCACGGGTGATCCTAAAGAATTAGCTCCCATTTTTACGCAATTCATCGATGCAACTTATCAACTTTATCGACAATATCCTTACATGTTTcagtttaatgaatattttctgcTGACTCTGCATGACAGTGTGCACAGTTGTGAGCATGGAACGTTTGTGGGgaatagtgagagggagagagttcTACTTAAATTATCGGAGAGAACCAAATCCCTCTGGGGTGACATTGCCACGCAAATACACGAATTTATTAATCCTCTTTATGCTTGTAATAAGTACAAGGATGAGTGTAATAAGGTACTGGAACCGAATTTATCACCACAGTGTATTGAACTCTGGAGGGAAATGTATTTCAGATTTGAGAATGGAATTCATGCCAGGGAGACTGGTGATGATTTTTTGCTGTCTATTCATAATCACACGTCGAGTTTGGAGGATCATGTGAAGTATCTTATCAAGAAGATCAATGGACTTGGTATTGGTAACAGTGGAAAACATAATTCTGAACAAAAGTGCAATTATGATAATGATAAGTTTTGTTTGGAGGAAGACAGACGAGTTGTAAAGAAGGAGTTGAGTCAAGGAGAACTGGAGAAAACCAAAGAATTGTTGGAGGAGATTCAGGATGAGATGAAGACTGTTGCTGTCGAGTGGAAGTCTAGCAGCAAAGTGGAGCAGTGCACGTGTCCTATTACTTTTGACACTTTTACGAAAAAG AATCACTGCTGGTCATGCGGAAATGTATTCTGCACTCGTTGCATGTCAGACAAAGATACATTCACATTTCTACCAGGACACGCATCTCAACGTGCCGTACCAGTCTGCAAAACGTGCTCCCAGTCTTCACCCCACGGTCCTTCTTGA
- the LOC135170403 gene encoding myotubularin-related protein 6 isoform X3 has protein sequence MVDKYSNNHVVGTLYLTATHFIFTDPAGKKQIWVLNTHISSIEKQPLTTAGSPLHIRCKHFLTIIFIITKERDCHDIYITLTRLSSPSKIEDLYCFNAHRARNSRGKSDGWSLFDMQSEYQRQGLPNSEWALSYLNSNYELCDTYPRYIYVPSTCTNNILLGSAKFRSKGRLPVLTYLHSNKAAICRCSQPLSGFNARCPEDEQMLYHIACTNSTSKFMYVVDTRPRINAMANRAAGKGYENENFYDNIKFRFFGIENIHVMRTSLTKLMELQRSTSMSAFLSGLESSGWLKHIRSILETGWFIAKAISNGVTVVVHCSDGWDRTAQVCSIAALLLDPFYRTIQGFQALVEKDWLAFGHKFTDRCGHVTGDPKELAPIFTQFIDATYQLYRQYPYMFQFNEYFLLTLHDSVHSCEHGTFVGNSERERVLLKLSERTKSLWGDIATQIHEFINPLYACNKYKDECNKVLEPNLSPQCIELWREMYFRFENGIHARETGDDFLLSIHNHTSSLEDHVKYLIKKINGLGIGNSGKHNSEQKCNYDNDKFCLEEDRRVVKKELSQGELEKTKELLEEIQDEMKTVAVEWKSSSKVEQCTCPITFDTFTKKNHCWSCGNVFCTRCMSDKDTFTFLPGHASQRAVPVCKTCSQSSPHGPS, from the exons GTCTTGAATACGCATATATCATCAATTGAGAAGCAGCCCCTCACCACAGCAGGATCTCCACTCCACATTCGCTGCAAGCACTTCCTAACGATAATCTTCATAATAACAAAAGAACGTGACTGCCATGACATATACATAACCCTCACACGTCTCTCCTCTCCCTCAAAAATCGAGGATCTCTACTGTTTTAATGCCCACCGAGCTCGCAACTCCCGAGGCAAATCTGATGGTTGGAGTCTCTTTGACATGCAATCTGAATATCAACGTCAAGGTCTCCCTAACAGCGAGTGGGCACTCTCTTATCTAAACTCCAACTACGAACTTTGTGATACTTATCCCCGTTATATCTACGTACCCTCAACCTGTACAAATAATATTCTATTGGGTTCAGCAAAGTTCAGAAGCAAAGGGCGACTTCCAGTGTTGACTTATCTTCATTCCAACAAAGCGGCGATATGTCGATGCAGTCAGCCCCTCTCGGGCTTCAACGCTCGTTGTCCAGAGGACGAGCAAATGCTCTACCACATCGCCTGCACAAATTCCACTTCAAAATTCATGTACGTGGTGGACACCAGACCCAGGATCAATGCAATGGCCAATAGAGCGGCAGGAAAGGGTTacgagaatgaaaatttctacGACAACATAAAGTTTAGGTTTTTTGGCATCGAGAACATTCATGTTATGAGAACGAGTTTGACGAAACTTATGGAACTGCAGAGATCAACATCAATGTCTGCGTTTTTAAGTGGATTGGAAAGCAGTGGATGGCTGAAACACATAAGATCAATTTTGGAAACTGGCTGGTTTATTGCTAAAGCAATTTCCAATGGAGTCACTGTGGTGGTTCATTGCAGTGACGGCTGGGACAGAACAGCTCAAGTCTGCTCCATTGCTGCCCTGCTCCTGGATCCGTTCTACAGAACTATTCAGGGTTTTCAGGCCCTCGTCGAGAAAGACTGGCTAGCATTTGGGCATAAATTTACTGACAGATGTGGACATGTCACGGGTGATCCTAAAGAATTAGCTCCCATTTTTACGCAATTCATCGATGCAACTTATCAACTTTATCGACAATATCCTTACATGTTTcagtttaatgaatattttctgcTGACTCTGCATGACAGTGTGCACAGTTGTGAGCATGGAACGTTTGTGGGgaatagtgagagggagagagttcTACTTAAATTATCGGAGAGAACCAAATCCCTCTGGGGTGACATTGCCACGCAAATACACGAATTTATTAATCCTCTTTATGCTTGTAATAAGTACAAGGATGAGTGTAATAAGGTACTGGAACCGAATTTATCACCACAGTGTATTGAACTCTGGAGGGAAATGTATTTCAGATTTGAGAATGGAATTCATGCCAGGGAGACTGGTGATGATTTTTTGCTGTCTATTCATAATCACACGTCGAGTTTGGAGGATCATGTGAAGTATCTTATCAAGAAGATCAATGGACTTGGTATTGGTAACAGTGGAAAACATAATTCTGAACAAAAGTGCAATTATGATAATGATAAGTTTTGTTTGGAGGAAGACAGACGAGTTGTAAAGAAGGAGTTGAGTCAAGGAGAACTGGAGAAAACCAAAGAATTGTTGGAGGAGATTCAGGATGAGATGAAGACTGTTGCTGTCGAGTGGAAGTCTAGCAGCAAAGTGGAGCAGTGCACGTGTCCTATTACTTTTGACACTTTTACGAAAAAG AATCACTGCTGGTCATGCGGAAATGTATTCTGCACTCGTTGCATGTCAGACAAAGATACATTCACATTTCTACCAGGACACGCATCTCAACGTGCCGTACCAGTCTGCAAAACGTGCTCCCAGTCTTCACCCCACGGTCCTTCTTGA
- the LOC135170412 gene encoding iron-sulfur cluster assembly scaffold protein IscU — translation MSLWRLSPSAKLVESLTRLSRSTPYVAYHANVLDHYENPRNVGALDKNDKQVGTGLVGAPACGDVMKLQIKVDENGKIIDAKFKTFGCGSAIASSSLATEWVKGKTVDEALKLKNTDIAKELCLPPVKLHCSMLAEDAIKAALSDYRIKQQDKKDVK, via the exons ATGTCGCTGTGGCGTCTATCGCCATCAGCTAAATTAGTCGAGTCCTTGACGAGATTGTCACGCAGTACTCCGTATGTGGCATATCACGCAAAT GTGTTGGATCATTATGAAAATCCAAGGAACGTGGGAGCACTGGACAAAAATGACAAGCAAGTGGGAACTGGACTTGTTGGAGCACCGGCATGTGGTGATGTTATGAAATTGCAGATCAAAGTTGatgagaatggaaaaattattgacgcCAAGTTCAAGACGTTTGGATGTGGTTCAGCAATTGCATCTAGCTCACTAGCTACGGAATGGGTGAAAGGGAAAACT GTTGATGAAGCCCTGAAATTAAAGAACACGGATATTGCGAAGGAACTTTGCCTCCCACCTGTCAAGCTACACTGTTCGA TGCTTGCCGAGGATGCGATAAAAGCAGCGCTTTCGGACTACCGAATAAAGCAGCAGGACAAGAAAGATGTAAAATAA
- the LOC135170406 gene encoding signal recognition particle subunit SRP54, with product MVLADLGRKITSALRSLSNATVINEEVLNSMLKEICAALLEADVNIRLVKKLRENVRMVIDFDDMAGGLNKRRMIMSAVFKELVKLIDPGVKAYQPVKGRPNVIMFVGLQGSGKTTTCTKLAYHYLKKNWKACLVCADTFRAGAYDQIKQNATKARIPFYGSYTEVDPVVIAQDGVEMFKKEGYEIIIVDTSGRHKQEESLFEEMLQVSNAVQPDNIIFVMDATIGQACEAQAKAFKDRVNVGSIIITKLDGHAKGGGALSAVAATQSPCIFIGTGEHIDDLEPFKTKPFISKLLGMGDIEGLIDKVNELNLDDNEELLEKIKHGQFTLRDMYEQFQNIMKMGPFSQILQMIPGFSQDFMSKGTEHGSMARLKKLMTIMDSMNDAELDSRDGAKLFSKQTGRITRLARGSGVTEKEVKDLIAQYTKFAGVVKKMGGIKGLFKGGDMMKNVNQTQMAKLNQQMAKMMDPRVLHQMGGMSGLQNMMKQLQQGAGGLGNLMGGLGGKS from the exons ATGGTTTTGGCTGATTTAGGACGTAAAATAACGTCCGCTCTGCGATCGTTGAGCAATGCAACTGTCATCAACGAGGAA GTTTTGAATTCTATGCTCAAAGAGATATGTGCAGCTTTACTGGAGGCTGATGTCAATATTCGACTTGTCAAAAAACTACGGGAAAATGTTCGTATGGTTATTGACTTTGATGACATGGCTGGAGGGCTCAACAAGAGGCGGATGATAATGAGTGCAGTTTTTAAGGAACTTGTCAag ttGATTGATCCTGGAGTGAAAGCCTACCAGCCAGTGAAAGGTCGTCCCAACGTGATAATGTTCGTGGGTCTTCAAGGATCCGGAAAGACCACCACCTGTACAAAACTAGCTTATCACTATTTGAAGAAAAACTGGAAGGCCTGTTTGGTCTGCGCCGATACATTTCGTGCTGGTGCCTACGACCAAATCAAACAGAATGCAACAAAAGCCAGAATACCTTTTTACGGAAGTTACACAGAAGTAGATCCAGTGGTAATAGCTCAAGATGGTgttgaaatgtttaaaaaagaAGGATATGAAATTATCATCGTGGATACAAGCGGTAGACATAAACAAGAGGAATCACTGTTCGAGGAGATGTTACAAGTGTCAAATGCAGTTCAACcagataatattattttcgTAATGGATGCGACGATAGGACAGGCATGTGAAGCTCAAGCTAAGGCTTTCAAAGATCGAGTTAACGTCGGTTCCAttataataacaaaattagATGGACATGCTAAAGGAGGTGGTGCATTGTCAGCTGTTGCTGCCACCCAGAGCCCCTGCATATTCATTGGTACTGGTGAACATATAGACGATCTTGAACCATTCAAAACGAAGCCCTTCATAAGCAAACTATTGGGAATGGGTGATATCGAGGGCTTAATTGATAAAGTTAATGAACTTAATTTGGATGATAATGAAGAgcttttagaaaaaattaaacacgGCCAATTTACACTTCGTGATATGTACGAACAGTTCCAGAATATTATGAAAATGGGACCATTCTCACAGATACTTCAGATGATTCCTGGATTTAGTCAAGATTTTATGTCGAAGGGAACTGAGCACGGTTCCATGGCAAGATTAAAGAAGCTCATGACAATAATGGATAGCATGAATGATGCAGAACTGGATAGCAGAGATGGAGCGAAATTATTCAGCAAGCAGACAGGAAGAATTACAAGGCTTGCTAGGGGATCTGGGGTCACCGAGAAGGAGGTCAAAGATCTCATAGCACAATACACCAAGTTCGCTGGGGTTGTTAAGAAAATGGGAGGAATCAAGGGATTATTCAAGGGAGGTGACAtgatgaaaaatgttaatCAGACACAAATGGCTAAACTGAACCAGCAAATGGCCAAGATGATGGATCCTAGAGTCTTGCATCAAATGG GTGGAATGTCAGGACTTCAAAATATGATGAAACAGCTTCAACAAGGTGCTGGTGGCCTTGGCAATTTGATGGGCGGCTTGGGTGGAAAATCCTGA
- the LOC135170408 gene encoding trypsin-like isoform X2: MLPITPTSMFFAKFNTISLIYICFIFYDPVKDVEARRQARMINGEDVLIEEFPSNVFIESEHIINGYLVEPFCSGSLISPTHVLTGAHCTMYYNQAFMTYPYYWLPHQIYVRAGVASVRQHGNDYTVKRIYRHELWNIQIELNPELTSDIAILELNEVVELGPTQQIIKLPCASPEFGDEGILLGAGPTSSDPRTLGTMKKATFKVVPCTDWAQYNLICVRSETANSTQERIFLAGYPHCAHCDS; encoded by the exons ATGTTGCCTATCACACCGACCAGCAtgttttttgcaaaatttaatACAATTTCGTTGATCTACATCTGTTTTATATTCTACGATCCTGTTAAAG ATGTTGAGGCACGACGACAAGCAAGAATGATTAATGGGGAAGACGTCCTAATTGAAGAATTTCCATCAAATGTCTTCATCGAGTCCGAGCACATAATAAATGGATACCTGGTCGAGCCCTTCTGTAGTGGATCGCTCATTAGCCCAACTCATGTACTGACTGGTGCACACTGTACCATGTACTACAACCAGGCATTCATGACGTATCCTTACTACTGGCTCCCGCACCAGATCTATGTCAGAGCAGGAGTTGCTAGTGTTCGTCAGCATGGCAACGACTACACTGTTAAACGAATATATAGACACGAACTCTGGAACATTCAGATAGAATTAAATCCAGAGTTAACTAGCGATATAGCCATTCTCGAG TTAAACGAAGTCGTAGAGCTAGGCCCTACACAACAAATTATTAAGTTACCATGCGCCAGCCCCGAGTTCGGTGACGAAGGTATTCTGCTTGGAGCCGGACCCACATCTTCAGATCCCAGAACACTCGGAACGATGAAAAAAGCCACGTTTAAGGTCGTACCGTGCACGGATTGGGCCCAATATAATCTAATTTGTGTCCGGAGTGAAACCGCTAATTCGACACAG GAACGCATCTTCTTAGCTGGGTATCCACACTGTGCACATTGTGACTCTTGA
- the LOC135170408 gene encoding trypsin-like isoform X1 codes for MLPITPTSMFFAKFNTISLIYICFIFYDPVKDVEARRQARMINGEDVLIEEFPSNVFIESEHIINGYLVEPFCSGSLISPTHVLTGAHCTMYYNQAFMTYPYYWLPHQIYVRAGVASVRQHGNDYTVKRIYRHELWNIQIELNPELTSDIAILELNEVVELGPTQQIIKLPCASPEFGDEGILLGAGPTSSDPRTLGTMKKATFKVVPCTDWAQYNLICVRSETANSTQGDSGSAFIFNGRLAGIISGKPDLQDYLVLTNVFTYFHWILNIIGVPKEFEDLF; via the exons ATGTTGCCTATCACACCGACCAGCAtgttttttgcaaaatttaatACAATTTCGTTGATCTACATCTGTTTTATATTCTACGATCCTGTTAAAG ATGTTGAGGCACGACGACAAGCAAGAATGATTAATGGGGAAGACGTCCTAATTGAAGAATTTCCATCAAATGTCTTCATCGAGTCCGAGCACATAATAAATGGATACCTGGTCGAGCCCTTCTGTAGTGGATCGCTCATTAGCCCAACTCATGTACTGACTGGTGCACACTGTACCATGTACTACAACCAGGCATTCATGACGTATCCTTACTACTGGCTCCCGCACCAGATCTATGTCAGAGCAGGAGTTGCTAGTGTTCGTCAGCATGGCAACGACTACACTGTTAAACGAATATATAGACACGAACTCTGGAACATTCAGATAGAATTAAATCCAGAGTTAACTAGCGATATAGCCATTCTCGAG TTAAACGAAGTCGTAGAGCTAGGCCCTACACAACAAATTATTAAGTTACCATGCGCCAGCCCCGAGTTCGGTGACGAAGGTATTCTGCTTGGAGCCGGACCCACATCTTCAGATCCCAGAACACTCGGAACGATGAAAAAAGCCACGTTTAAGGTCGTACCGTGCACGGATTGGGCCCAATATAATCTAATTTGTGTCCGGAGTGAAACCGCTAATTCGACACAG GGTGACAGTGGTTCCGCTTTTATATTCAACGGGAGACTTGCTGGAATAATATCGGGAAAACCAGATCTACAAGACTATCTTGTTCTAACGAATGTCTTTACATATTTCCATTGGATTTTGAATATTATTGGCGTGCCGAAGGAATTTGAAGACCTATTTTGA